Proteins co-encoded in one Juglans regia cultivar Chandler chromosome 16, Walnut 2.0, whole genome shotgun sequence genomic window:
- the LOC109022215 gene encoding inositol-tetrakisphosphate 1-kinase 3-like isoform X1, producing MRLNGEIEEDEEEEKVAKSLNSQTYSTGIGFPQLQSQNLVVGYALTSKKKKSFLQPKLIRLAWNKGIFFVAIDLKRPLSDQGPFDVVLHKLSGKDWCNIIEDYRQKHPEVTVLDPPDAIEHLHNRQSMLQDVADLNLSDCHGKVGVPRQLVISKDPSSIPHEVNKAGLQLPLVVKPLVVDGSAKSHELFLAYDQFSLAELEPPLVLQEFVNHGGILFKVYIVGEIIKVVRRFSLPNFSKHELEKVAGVFRFPRVSSASASADDADLEPSVAEHPPLLLLEKLARELRRRLGLRLFNIDIIREHGTRDVFYVIDINYFPGYGKMPDYEHIFTDFLLSFVQSKHKKRPTA from the exons ATGAGGTTGAACGGTGAAATcgaagaagatgaggaagaggagAAGGTGGCCAAGAGCTTGAATTCGCAGACGTATTCGACCGGCATCGGGTTCCCTCAGTTACAGTCGCAAAACCTCGTCGTCGGATACGCATTGACatctaaaaagaagaagagcttCTTGCAGCCAAAGCTTATCCGCCTCGCTTG GAATAAGGGGATATTCTTTGTAGCCATTGATTTAAAGAGGCCTCTGTCAGATCAAGGTCCTTTTGATGTTGTTTTGCATAAG TTGTCAGGAAAGGATTGGTGCAACATAATTGAG GATTACAGGCAAAAACATCCTGAAGTGACAGTCCTTGATCCTCCAGATGCCATAGAACATCTGCACAATCGTCAGTCCATGCTTCAGGATGTGGCAGATTTAAACTTGTCTGACTGCCATG GCAAGGTTGGTGTTCCAAGGCAGCTGGTCATTTCAAAAGATCCATCGTCTATTCCTCATGAAGTTAATAAAGCTGGGTTACAGTTGCCACTGG TTGTAAAGCCTTTGGTCGTGGATGGAAGTGCCAAGTCACACGAACTGTTTCTTGCTTATGATCAATTCTCCCTTGCTGAACTTGAACCTCCTCTGGTTCTTCAGGAGTTTGTTAACCATG GTGGCATTCTCTTCAAAGTTTATATTGTTGGGGAAATCATAAAGGTTGTAAGGCGTTTCTCTCTACCTAATTTCAGTAAGCATGAGCTAGAAAAAGTTGCTGGTGTGTTCCGTTTCCCAAGGGTTTCATCCGCTTCAGCTTCTGCAGATGATGCAGATCTGGAACCTAGTGTTGCTG AACATCCTCCACTACTTCTGCTGGAGAAGCTTGCAAGGGAGCTCCGTCGCCGATTG GGTCTTCGGTTGTTCAATATAGATATAATTCGAGAGCATGGGACCAGAGATGTATTTTATGTCATTGACATCAACTACTTTCCTG GGTACGGGAAAATGCCGGACTACGAGCACATATTTACAGATTTCCTTCTGAGCTTTGTGCAGAGCAAGCATAAGAAGAGACCTACTGCTTAA
- the LOC109022215 gene encoding inositol-tetrakisphosphate 1-kinase 3-like isoform X2, with translation MRLNGEIEEDEEEEKVAKSLNSQTYSTGIGFPQLQSQNLVVGYALTSKKKKSFLQPKLIRLAWNKGIFFVAIDLKRPLSDQGPFDVVLHKLSGKDWCNIIEDYRQKHPEVTVLDPPDAIEHLHNRQSMLQDVADLNLSDCHGKVGVPRQLVISKDPSSIPHEVNKAGLQLPLVVKPLVVDGSAKSHELFLAYDQFSLAELEPPLVLQEFVNHGGILFKVYIVGEIIKVVRRFSLPNFSKHELEKVAGVFRFPRVSSASASADDADLEPSVAEHPPLLLLEKLARELRRRLGLRLFNIDIIREHGTRDVFYVIDINYFPEQA, from the exons ATGAGGTTGAACGGTGAAATcgaagaagatgaggaagaggagAAGGTGGCCAAGAGCTTGAATTCGCAGACGTATTCGACCGGCATCGGGTTCCCTCAGTTACAGTCGCAAAACCTCGTCGTCGGATACGCATTGACatctaaaaagaagaagagcttCTTGCAGCCAAAGCTTATCCGCCTCGCTTG GAATAAGGGGATATTCTTTGTAGCCATTGATTTAAAGAGGCCTCTGTCAGATCAAGGTCCTTTTGATGTTGTTTTGCATAAG TTGTCAGGAAAGGATTGGTGCAACATAATTGAG GATTACAGGCAAAAACATCCTGAAGTGACAGTCCTTGATCCTCCAGATGCCATAGAACATCTGCACAATCGTCAGTCCATGCTTCAGGATGTGGCAGATTTAAACTTGTCTGACTGCCATG GCAAGGTTGGTGTTCCAAGGCAGCTGGTCATTTCAAAAGATCCATCGTCTATTCCTCATGAAGTTAATAAAGCTGGGTTACAGTTGCCACTGG TTGTAAAGCCTTTGGTCGTGGATGGAAGTGCCAAGTCACACGAACTGTTTCTTGCTTATGATCAATTCTCCCTTGCTGAACTTGAACCTCCTCTGGTTCTTCAGGAGTTTGTTAACCATG GTGGCATTCTCTTCAAAGTTTATATTGTTGGGGAAATCATAAAGGTTGTAAGGCGTTTCTCTCTACCTAATTTCAGTAAGCATGAGCTAGAAAAAGTTGCTGGTGTGTTCCGTTTCCCAAGGGTTTCATCCGCTTCAGCTTCTGCAGATGATGCAGATCTGGAACCTAGTGTTGCTG AACATCCTCCACTACTTCTGCTGGAGAAGCTTGCAAGGGAGCTCCGTCGCCGATTG GGTCTTCGGTTGTTCAATATAGATATAATTCGAGAGCATGGGACCAGAGATGTATTTTATGTCATTGACATCAACTACTTTCCTG AGCAAGCATAA